Proteins encoded within one genomic window of Streptomyces sp. NBC_01314:
- a CDS encoding TetR/AcrR family transcriptional regulator: MATTKNGKQPAHRPSRRLHIITAAVRVFGRSGFAETSIQDIADEAQVVPTAVYYHFDGKEELLELAMRRVFDQLNAVVEAARPESEPGDAEGLVRVIDAVWEWVEQNPDEARLYQVQVASANGSVKVLRDEFEQRHIQRGYDYLPEGTTRSPRAAKARHAAQALAVRTLISTTMLVTALRAEGGPLSQLPSQSVLEAVRELALRIVATEQEQTQPAQPKKPATSRT, translated from the coding sequence ATGGCCACCACGAAGAACGGCAAGCAGCCCGCCCACCGCCCCTCGCGGCGGCTGCACATCATCACCGCCGCCGTGCGGGTGTTCGGCCGCAGCGGCTTCGCGGAGACCAGCATCCAGGACATCGCCGACGAGGCCCAGGTGGTCCCCACCGCCGTCTACTACCACTTCGACGGCAAGGAGGAACTGCTCGAACTCGCCATGCGCCGGGTCTTCGACCAGCTCAACGCGGTCGTGGAGGCGGCCCGGCCGGAGTCCGAGCCGGGTGACGCGGAGGGCCTGGTCCGCGTCATCGACGCCGTGTGGGAGTGGGTGGAACAGAACCCGGACGAGGCTCGGCTCTACCAGGTCCAGGTGGCCTCCGCCAACGGCAGCGTCAAGGTGCTGCGGGACGAGTTCGAGCAGCGGCACATCCAGCGTGGCTACGACTATCTGCCCGAGGGCACCACGCGCAGCCCCCGGGCGGCGAAGGCCCGGCACGCGGCACAGGCGCTCGCGGTCCGCACGCTGATCAGTACGACCATGCTGGTCACCGCGCTGCGGGCGGAGGGAGGACCGCTGTCCCAGCTGCCCTCCCAGTCCGTGCTGGAGGCGGTCAGGGAGCTGGCCCTGCGCATCGTCGCCACCGAGCAGGAGCAGACGCAGCCCGCGCAGCCGAAGAAGCCGGCCACGTCACGCACCTGA
- a CDS encoding SDR family NAD(P)-dependent oxidoreductase, which produces MRHGDRTALVTGGASGIGLEIGRQLADRGLRVLVGARKREAAEEACRTIGPAALPLTLDVTSATSVDEAVREARDLTGGVDILVNNAGVSLDGELRPPYLDEEILRATLDTNLTGAWRVAEAVVPGMVEAGYGRVVNVTSSYGSLSLMDSGRRPAYRISKAALNALTRMLAAELAGTGVLVNAADPGWTRSGMGGPSAPRGPEEGADTPVWLATLPEGDGTTGGLFADRRPLPW; this is translated from the coding sequence ATGCGGCACGGTGACAGAACCGCGCTGGTGACGGGCGGGGCGAGCGGAATCGGCCTGGAGATCGGCCGACAGCTCGCGGACCGGGGCCTGAGGGTCCTGGTCGGGGCGCGAAAGCGGGAGGCCGCCGAGGAGGCGTGCCGCACCATCGGCCCGGCGGCACTGCCGCTCACCCTGGACGTGACCTCCGCGACGAGTGTCGACGAAGCGGTCCGTGAGGCACGGGATCTGACCGGCGGGGTCGACATCCTGGTAAACAACGCGGGGGTGTCCCTGGACGGGGAACTGCGGCCCCCGTACCTCGACGAGGAGATCCTGCGCGCGACCCTGGACACGAACCTCACCGGCGCCTGGCGCGTGGCGGAGGCTGTCGTACCTGGCATGGTGGAAGCCGGATACGGCCGGGTCGTGAACGTCACCAGCTCGTACGGTTCGCTGTCGCTGATGGATTCCGGGCGGCGCCCTGCCTACCGGATCTCCAAGGCTGCGCTCAACGCGCTCACCCGGATGCTCGCGGCCGAACTGGCCGGCACAGGCGTCCTGGTCAACGCCGCCGACCCCGGCTGGACCCGCAGCGGTATGGGCGGCCCGTCCGCCCCGCGCGGGCCGGAGGAGGGTGCGGACACCCCGGTCTGGCTGGCGACCCTGCCCGAGGGCGACGGGACGACGGGCGGGCTGTTCGCCGACCGCAGGCCACTGCCCTGGTGA
- a CDS encoding putative PEP-binding protein, producing MSVTDREPGPLAPSQAPFAQSEAPHAPSEVPLAQSEAALSPSEVPGRVLVPYGQGRIRGLDAEELGAHGAAMDRLVALGLPVVPGLTVPAGAAASLREPGTARAAVDLIEQLSGRRIGDTARPLLLRLSASAPTEIAGLPPDLACLGVTSAGADSLCAVIGRADALYEVWAATVRMIAEHALDVPGAVLDDALLDTPEPRARVDALLSLVARHGSQPFPDDPAQQLALAARALLVRWDSPRARRSRKAQRLPADLGVALHVQALRIGPADRSGYGTAVSRHPGTGRLSPQGSFFRGVRRSAPPPHTGEPLDRLTGGTALLEHSLLTLERHLRAPVSVDFEVRDDEISLLAASAQQRPPLRASVCLAADLAQDGALGHEEAVLRIGPAQVQELLHPQLRLTGGEDLLVKGLPASPGAATGVVVLSSERALELGADGTPVVLVAQETTPADVPGMLASAAVLTGSGGIASHAAVVARGAGKPAVCGAEGLRLDRAAGTVRIGERLLREGDPVSLDGRTGAVYAGTLNVSVAGPPPELSTLLAWADDMRRLGVRANADTAAEVDTALALGAEGVGLCRTEHQFLGGRLPLIRRVILAADPAARDEALVALEHAQHEDFRALLAAVGNRPVTVRLLDAPLHEFLPAPGHARDSAEEQRAAALREANPMLGLRGVRLALLHERLYPAQAEALFAAWADVAATGVRPELEVMIPLVSLPEELAAAAAYVRGAAEAVAARTGVEVPYRLGTMIETPRAALLAGELAEHAEFFSFGTNDLTQLTYGFSRDDVERQVLATYQERGLLTASPFARLDPHGVGALIALAAERARSVRPGIKLGVCGEHGGDPESIALCDDLGLDYVSCSAHRVPVARMAAAHSARRVRHDESGSGSAR from the coding sequence TTGAGCGTCACCGACCGCGAGCCGGGCCCCCTCGCACCGTCCCAGGCCCCCTTCGCTCAGTCCGAGGCCCCGCACGCACCGTCCGAGGTTCCCCTCGCACAGTCCGAAGCCGCCCTCTCACCGTCCGAGGTTCCCGGCCGCGTCCTGGTGCCCTACGGGCAGGGTCGCATCCGGGGGCTCGACGCCGAAGAGCTGGGTGCTCACGGCGCGGCGATGGACCGGCTGGTGGCCCTCGGGCTGCCCGTCGTCCCGGGGCTCACCGTGCCGGCCGGCGCCGCCGCGTCATTGCGTGAACCCGGCACCGCCCGAGCCGCCGTCGACCTGATCGAACAGCTGTCGGGGCGACGGATCGGCGACACGGCCCGCCCGTTGCTGCTGCGCCTGTCGGCGAGCGCCCCGACCGAGATCGCCGGACTGCCGCCCGACCTCGCCTGTCTCGGTGTCACCTCTGCGGGAGCCGACAGTCTGTGCGCCGTCATCGGGCGCGCGGACGCGCTGTACGAGGTGTGGGCCGCCACCGTGCGAATGATCGCCGAGCACGCCCTCGACGTACCCGGCGCGGTGCTCGACGACGCCCTCCTCGACACTCCCGAGCCGCGGGCACGGGTCGACGCACTGCTGTCCCTGGTCGCGCGGCACGGCTCACAGCCCTTCCCCGACGATCCGGCCCAGCAGCTCGCCCTGGCCGCCCGTGCCCTTCTCGTACGGTGGGACTCACCGCGAGCGAGGAGATCCCGTAAGGCACAGCGGCTCCCCGCCGATCTCGGTGTCGCCCTGCACGTACAGGCACTGCGCATCGGCCCGGCGGACCGTTCGGGCTACGGCACGGCGGTCAGCCGCCATCCCGGGACGGGCCGTCTCTCCCCCCAGGGCTCGTTCTTCCGGGGGGTGCGGCGCAGCGCCCCACCACCGCACACCGGTGAACCGCTGGACCGCCTCACGGGCGGAACGGCTCTGCTGGAGCACTCCCTGCTCACCCTCGAACGTCATCTGCGCGCGCCCGTCTCCGTCGACTTCGAGGTGCGCGACGACGAGATCTCCCTGCTCGCCGCCTCCGCGCAGCAACGGCCGCCGCTGCGAGCCTCGGTGTGCCTCGCCGCCGACCTGGCCCAGGACGGCGCACTCGGCCACGAGGAGGCCGTACTGCGGATCGGCCCCGCGCAGGTGCAGGAACTGCTGCACCCCCAGCTCCGGCTGACCGGCGGCGAGGACCTTCTGGTGAAGGGGCTGCCCGCCTCCCCCGGCGCGGCGACCGGTGTGGTCGTGCTGTCCAGTGAGCGGGCCCTCGAACTGGGCGCGGACGGCACCCCCGTCGTGCTCGTGGCCCAGGAGACGACCCCGGCGGACGTGCCGGGAATGCTGGCCTCCGCCGCCGTACTGACCGGCAGTGGCGGTATCGCCTCGCACGCCGCCGTGGTGGCGCGGGGCGCGGGCAAACCCGCGGTGTGCGGCGCCGAGGGGCTGCGCCTGGACCGGGCAGCCGGAACGGTGCGGATCGGGGAGCGGCTGCTGCGCGAGGGCGACCCCGTCTCGCTGGACGGCCGCACCGGCGCCGTCTACGCGGGGACGCTGAACGTCAGTGTGGCCGGACCGCCGCCCGAACTGTCCACCCTGCTCGCCTGGGCGGACGACATGCGCCGACTGGGTGTGCGGGCCAACGCCGACACCGCCGCCGAGGTCGACACCGCCCTCGCCCTGGGCGCGGAGGGTGTCGGGCTGTGCCGTACGGAGCACCAGTTCCTCGGCGGCCGGCTGCCGCTGATCCGCCGGGTGATCCTGGCCGCCGACCCGGCCGCCCGCGACGAGGCGCTGGTGGCGCTGGAACACGCTCAGCACGAGGATTTCAGGGCTCTGCTGGCCGCGGTCGGGAACCGCCCGGTGACCGTGCGCCTGCTGGACGCCCCGCTGCACGAGTTCCTGCCGGCCCCCGGCCATGCCCGGGACTCGGCCGAGGAGCAGCGGGCCGCCGCACTGCGTGAGGCGAACCCGATGCTCGGGCTGCGCGGGGTCCGGCTGGCGCTGCTGCACGAGAGGCTCTACCCGGCGCAGGCCGAGGCGCTCTTCGCCGCCTGGGCGGACGTCGCCGCCACCGGGGTCCGCCCCGAGCTGGAGGTGATGATCCCGCTCGTCAGCCTGCCCGAGGAGCTAGCCGCCGCGGCCGCGTACGTGCGCGGCGCAGCCGAGGCGGTCGCCGCCCGCACCGGTGTGGAGGTTCCGTACCGGCTCGGCACGATGATCGAGACCCCGAGGGCCGCGCTGCTGGCCGGTGAACTCGCCGAACACGCCGAGTTCTTCTCCTTCGGCACCAACGACCTCACCCAGCTGACCTACGGATTCTCCCGGGACGACGTCGAGCGCCAGGTGCTCGCCACCTATCAGGAGCGTGGCCTCCTGACGGCCAGCCCCTTCGCGCGACTCGACCCGCACGGGGTGGGCGCCCTCATCGCCCTGGCCGCCGAGCGGGCACGGAGCGTGCGGCCCGGTATCAAGCTGGGCGTGTGCGGGGAGCACGGCGGGGATCCGGAGTCGATCGCGCTCTGCGACGACCTCGGCCTCGACTACGTCTCCTGTTCCGCGCACCGCGTGCCGGTGGCCCGGATGGCGGCCGCGCACAGTGCCCGGCGCGTGCGGCATGACGAGAGCGGCAGCGGGAGCGCACGATGA
- a CDS encoding acyl-CoA dehydrogenase family protein: protein MTSTVTGGPALSDAELDDLRETVRSVCADAGGTTAVRRLPEHSPGIDAALWDTLGRQVGLAALGLPEPAGGIGGLAEIAVVCEELGRTLAPVPLLSSTVLAGQVLAGCGTADKALAELAEGTVHALAVAAPDGTWRPDAVPVAVSWQGGVPVLDGTAPFVLDGADAEALVVAADGADGVDLFLVDPRGPGVTVRRVPTLDLSRGQAVVTLSGARVRTLTAGGEGEDVVSRALDVALVALAAEQLGGAQAALDMTVAHVRERTQFGRAIGGFQAVKHTCADMLLRVEGARSAVTRAVRVASSPEALAEAAAVAQAWCCDAFVSVAAECVQLHGGMGFTWEHDAHLYFRRAQSDAVLLGGAEHHRERLAGLLSW from the coding sequence ATGACGAGCACCGTGACGGGCGGCCCGGCCCTGTCGGACGCCGAACTGGACGACCTGCGCGAGACCGTACGGTCGGTGTGCGCGGACGCCGGAGGCACCACGGCGGTGCGTCGGCTGCCCGAGCACTCCCCCGGCATCGACGCCGCGTTGTGGGACACCCTCGGCCGGCAGGTAGGCCTCGCGGCCCTCGGGCTGCCCGAGCCGGCCGGAGGCATCGGCGGTCTCGCCGAGATCGCCGTGGTCTGCGAGGAGCTGGGCAGGACGCTGGCACCGGTGCCGCTGCTGTCCTCCACCGTGCTGGCCGGGCAGGTGCTCGCCGGTTGCGGAACGGCCGACAAGGCGCTGGCCGAGCTGGCCGAGGGCACGGTCCACGCCCTGGCGGTGGCGGCGCCCGACGGGACCTGGCGGCCCGACGCCGTGCCGGTCGCCGTCTCCTGGCAGGGCGGAGTCCCGGTCCTCGACGGCACCGCGCCGTTCGTCCTCGACGGCGCCGATGCCGAGGCGCTGGTGGTGGCCGCCGACGGGGCCGACGGCGTGGATCTCTTCCTCGTCGACCCGCGCGGACCGGGAGTCACCGTGCGCCGGGTCCCCACCCTGGACCTCAGCCGGGGCCAGGCGGTGGTCACCCTCTCCGGCGCCCGGGTCCGGACGCTGACCGCCGGGGGCGAGGGGGAGGATGTCGTCTCCCGGGCCCTGGACGTGGCCCTGGTCGCCCTGGCCGCCGAGCAACTCGGCGGCGCGCAGGCGGCGTTGGACATGACGGTGGCCCATGTGCGGGAGCGTACCCAGTTCGGCAGGGCGATCGGCGGATTCCAGGCGGTCAAGCACACCTGCGCCGACATGCTGCTGCGGGTCGAGGGCGCACGGTCGGCGGTGACACGCGCCGTCCGGGTGGCCTCCTCTCCCGAAGCACTGGCCGAAGCCGCGGCGGTGGCCCAGGCGTGGTGCTGTGACGCCTTCGTGTCCGTCGCCGCCGAGTGCGTGCAGTTGCACGGCGGCATGGGCTTCACCTGGGAGCACGACGCACATCTGTACTTCCGGCGGGCCCAGTCCGACGCCGTCCTGCTGGGCGGCGCCGAGCACCACCGGGAACGGCTGGCCGGGCTGCTGAGCTGGTGA
- a CDS encoding 2-oxo acid dehydrogenase subunit E2, translating into MTDVAVEILLPKIGLTMQEGTIDEWLVPTGAAVAEGDALLRLATDKVDVDVEAEAGGLFHPVVPAGATVPAGALIGWLLAEGEQPPGAAGAPTPTGTGAGTDTSAGSALDGDPAGLGALPAGGGAGAPGAPGLGGGGGGGSAVPGLDAGLAGLGARPAAGGAGAAAVPGPGGGAGTGAPSALTRIGAGPDTGAAFAAPSVNGNGGRLPASPNARRVAVAGDVDLTAVRGTGPGGRIVSEDVEEFLAALPGDLAAPVPPGDTGIGTSPLVRKLAKERGIDLSGINGTGPGGRIRRHDLDAVTPAPVRRDAAAPQPGDVLPLTGMRGTIARRMHASLQEMAQLTHGYEVRMDAVVSLRDRLKKEWADSELPVPTLNDFLMKAAALALRAHPLLNATVREDGVHLLEGIHLGFAVAVPGGLMVPVIEDAVALPLPEIARRSRALAEAAREGRISPTQLEGATFTVTSLGGYGVDFFTPVVNPGNVAILGVGRLRDGVEWVDDRPLRTRVLTLSLTFDHRAVDGAPAAEYLRTVGELLSKPLRLLV; encoded by the coding sequence GTGACCGACGTGGCGGTCGAGATTCTGCTGCCGAAGATCGGCCTGACCATGCAGGAAGGCACGATCGACGAATGGCTGGTGCCCACCGGCGCGGCCGTCGCGGAGGGCGACGCACTCCTGCGGCTGGCCACCGACAAGGTCGACGTGGACGTCGAGGCGGAGGCCGGGGGACTGTTCCACCCGGTGGTCCCGGCGGGAGCCACCGTGCCGGCCGGGGCGCTCATCGGCTGGCTGCTGGCCGAGGGCGAGCAACCTCCGGGGGCGGCGGGCGCGCCGACACCGACCGGAACAGGGGCCGGCACGGACACGTCCGCCGGATCCGCCCTGGACGGCGACCCTGCGGGCCTGGGCGCGCTGCCCGCCGGCGGTGGTGCGGGTGCGCCTGGCGCGCCTGGTCTGGGCGGCGGTGGTGGGGGCGGGTCTGCTGTGCCCGGCCTGGACGCCGGCCTTGCGGGGCTCGGCGCGCGGCCCGCCGCCGGTGGTGCGGGCGCGGCTGCCGTGCCTGGCCCCGGCGGCGGTGCGGGTACGGGCGCCCCGTCGGCCCTCACCCGCATCGGTGCGGGCCCCGACACCGGCGCTGCTTTCGCGGCGCCCTCCGTCAACGGCAACGGTGGCCGCCTGCCGGCCTCGCCGAACGCCCGGCGCGTCGCCGTGGCCGGCGATGTCGACCTCACCGCCGTACGAGGCACCGGGCCGGGTGGCCGGATCGTCTCCGAGGACGTGGAGGAGTTCCTCGCGGCTCTCCCCGGCGACCTCGCCGCACCGGTCCCGCCGGGCGACACCGGCATCGGTACCTCGCCGCTGGTCCGCAAGCTGGCGAAGGAACGGGGCATCGACCTCTCCGGCATCAACGGCACCGGGCCCGGAGGCCGCATCCGCAGGCATGACCTCGACGCCGTCACCCCGGCGCCTGTTCGCCGTGACGCGGCGGCTCCTCAGCCCGGCGACGTCCTCCCGCTCACCGGGATGCGCGGCACCATCGCCCGCAGGATGCACGCCAGCCTGCAGGAGATGGCCCAACTGACGCACGGCTACGAGGTGCGGATGGACGCCGTGGTGTCCCTGCGGGACCGGCTCAAAAAGGAGTGGGCCGACAGCGAACTGCCGGTGCCCACTCTCAACGACTTCCTCATGAAGGCCGCTGCCCTGGCCCTGCGTGCGCACCCCCTGCTCAACGCGACGGTGCGCGAGGACGGCGTCCATCTGCTCGAAGGCATCCACCTGGGCTTCGCGGTGGCCGTTCCGGGCGGCCTCATGGTCCCCGTGATCGAGGACGCGGTGGCGCTGCCGCTGCCCGAGATCGCCCGCCGGTCGAGGGCCCTGGCCGAGGCCGCGCGCGAGGGGCGGATCTCTCCCACCCAGCTGGAAGGGGCCACCTTCACCGTCACCTCGCTCGGCGGATACGGCGTCGACTTCTTCACCCCTGTGGTCAACCCCGGCAATGTCGCGATCCTCGGGGTGGGCAGGCTCAGGGACGGTGTCGAGTGGGTGGACGACCGGCCGCTGCGGACGCGGGTGCTCACCCTGAGCCTCACCTTCGACCACCGTGCCGTCGACGGTGCGCCCGCCGCCGAATATCTGCGCACGGTCGGTGAGCTGCTGAGCAAACCCCTCCGCCTGCTGGTGTGA
- a CDS encoding Zn-ribbon domain-containing OB-fold protein, translated as MTTRLIDDSLFDNAADGASLRLAGARCAGCGTVVFPRQDSCPRCSEGPMSAHVLPVSGRVWSWTLQAFPPKPPYRPPTGAHRPYHVGYVDLGEVLVEARLAVPRARIRIGLPVRLTTVPAYHDDDGTEVLTFAFRPEEEEER; from the coding sequence ATGACCACCCGACTCATCGACGACTCGCTGTTCGACAATGCCGCCGACGGGGCCTCACTGCGCCTCGCGGGCGCGCGCTGCGCCGGCTGCGGCACCGTCGTCTTCCCCCGACAGGACTCGTGCCCGAGATGCTCGGAGGGACCCATGTCCGCTCACGTGCTGCCGGTCAGCGGGCGGGTGTGGTCGTGGACGCTCCAGGCGTTCCCGCCCAAGCCGCCCTACCGGCCGCCGACCGGCGCCCACCGGCCCTACCACGTGGGCTATGTGGACCTCGGCGAGGTGCTGGTCGAGGCACGGCTGGCGGTCCCCCGCGCCCGGATACGGATCGGACTCCCGGTCCGGCTCACCACCGTGCCCGCGTATCACGACGACGACGGCACCGAGGTCCTGACCTTCGCGTTCCGCCCGGAGGAGGAAGAAGAGCGATGA
- a CDS encoding alpha-ketoacid dehydrogenase subunit beta encodes MTTTTEAPAVASVPAARRLSYVKAFNEGLAQAMREDENVFVAGEDVAGYGGVFRMFDNLLDEFGPRRMIDTPISEAALVGLGVGAAARGLRPVVDLMFMDFIGVCLDQIVNQAAKMKYMFGGGLSVPLTITTASGAGLGAAAQHSQSLEAWLAHVPGLKVVMPSDAYTAKGLTVSAIRDNNPVVVMLNKVLLGSTSEVPEEIYGIPLGQAHTARHGSDVTVIALGRMVGEALAAAEELAAEGVEIEVIDPRTVQPLDTETMFASVRRTNRVLVVHEAVTFGGLGAEIAAQIQDVVFDYLDAPVLRIGAPFSPVPFSPVLEKAYVPDRARIAQGCRRLLERS; translated from the coding sequence ATGACCACCACCACCGAAGCACCCGCCGTCGCCTCCGTGCCCGCCGCGCGCAGACTCAGTTACGTCAAGGCCTTCAACGAGGGTCTCGCGCAGGCCATGCGCGAGGACGAGAACGTCTTCGTCGCCGGCGAGGACGTCGCCGGATACGGCGGCGTGTTCCGTATGTTCGACAACCTGCTCGACGAGTTCGGGCCCCGCCGCATGATCGACACCCCGATCTCCGAGGCCGCCCTGGTCGGCCTGGGGGTGGGAGCCGCCGCCCGGGGCCTGCGACCCGTCGTCGACCTGATGTTCATGGACTTCATCGGTGTCTGCCTCGACCAGATCGTCAACCAGGCGGCGAAGATGAAGTACATGTTCGGCGGCGGGTTGTCCGTGCCGCTGACCATCACCACCGCCTCCGGCGCGGGCCTCGGCGCCGCGGCGCAGCACAGTCAGAGCCTGGAGGCCTGGCTGGCCCATGTGCCAGGCCTCAAGGTGGTGATGCCGAGCGACGCGTACACCGCCAAGGGCCTGACCGTCTCGGCCATCCGGGACAACAACCCGGTCGTCGTCATGCTCAACAAGGTCCTGCTCGGCAGCACCAGTGAGGTGCCCGAGGAGATCTACGGCATCCCGCTGGGCCAGGCGCACACCGCGCGGCACGGCTCCGACGTCACCGTCATCGCCCTCGGCCGCATGGTGGGGGAGGCACTCGCGGCGGCGGAGGAACTCGCCGCCGAGGGCGTGGAGATCGAGGTGATCGACCCCCGCACCGTGCAGCCCCTGGACACCGAGACGATGTTCGCCTCCGTCCGTCGCACCAACCGGGTGCTCGTGGTGCACGAGGCCGTCACCTTCGGCGGGCTCGGAGCGGAGATCGCCGCCCAGATCCAGGACGTCGTCTTCGACTACCTCGACGCGCCGGTCCTGCGGATCGGCGCCCCCTTCTCCCCGGTGCCCTTCTCTCCCGTCCTGGAGAAGGCGTACGTGCCCGATCGCGCCCGCATCGCCCAGGGCTGCCGGCGTCTCCTCGAAAGGTCGTGA
- a CDS encoding TetR/AcrR family transcriptional regulator, whose product MTTSGTRAAHRPSRKQWVIEAATELFATQPPDEVTVADIAARAEMTSAAVYYHFSSKDQVLAEAMRAFAAALREQLQAITERHEPGSDIGASVTALLSWMGEHRSAATVFFVSSAGMSQDAEALRQQSRTELLEELVRLIRRARGAVSDAEAAVVGLGLLALLETAAISQVRGDDVYRSLGHRSFVREVGDLAERIADPATRAS is encoded by the coding sequence ATGACGACATCCGGAACCCGCGCCGCTCACCGCCCCTCGCGCAAGCAGTGGGTGATCGAGGCGGCCACGGAGTTGTTCGCCACCCAGCCGCCGGACGAGGTGACGGTGGCCGACATCGCCGCTCGTGCCGAGATGACGTCGGCGGCGGTCTACTACCACTTCTCCTCCAAGGACCAGGTCCTGGCGGAGGCCATGCGGGCGTTCGCCGCCGCGCTGCGCGAGCAGTTGCAGGCGATCACGGAGCGCCACGAGCCCGGCTCGGACATCGGAGCGTCCGTCACCGCGCTGCTGTCCTGGATGGGCGAGCACCGGTCCGCCGCCACGGTGTTCTTCGTGTCGTCGGCCGGGATGAGCCAGGACGCGGAGGCGTTGCGCCAGCAGAGCCGTACGGAGTTGCTGGAGGAGCTGGTGCGGTTGATCCGTAGAGCCCGCGGGGCGGTCTCCGACGCCGAGGCGGCGGTGGTCGGCCTGGGCCTGCTGGCGCTGCTGGAGACCGCGGCGATCTCGCAGGTCCGGGGCGACGACGTCTACCGGTCGCTGGGGCACCGCTCCTTCGTCCGCGAGGTCGGCGATCTCGCGGAGCGGATCGCCGACCCGGCCACCCGGGCCTCGTAG
- a CDS encoding thiolase family protein: protein MSRTQDVYVVGCGMHRFGRDKSVTGMDMAERAVREALADAGVSWKDIGFAAGGSDVSGKPDTLVGRLGLTGVPFVNAQNGCATGASTVLAVANALRAGEASLGLAVGFDKHERGAFHVSAARYGLGDWYAETGMMLTTQFFALKTQRYLYEHGVSERALAMVAARAFRNGSHHPLAWRRKPLTEQEILDSAEVSPPLTQYMFCSPGQGAAAVVLALGDRAFDLCERPVKLASLAFRTRRFGSFEVFSPWLPPGPHHSPSIDAAEAAFRTAGVRPADVQVAQLQDTDSGSELIHLAETGLCGHGEQEELLAAGATDPTGRIPVNTDGGCLAGGEPVGASGLRQFHEVVRQLQGRAPGVQVPGTPRVGFTHVYGAPGISACSVLTV from the coding sequence ATGAGCCGGACCCAGGACGTCTACGTCGTCGGATGCGGCATGCATCGCTTCGGCCGCGACAAAAGCGTCACCGGGATGGACATGGCCGAGCGGGCGGTACGCGAGGCGCTGGCCGATGCCGGGGTCTCCTGGAAGGACATCGGTTTCGCGGCCGGCGGCTCCGACGTGTCCGGCAAGCCCGACACACTGGTGGGACGCCTGGGCCTGACCGGTGTGCCGTTCGTCAACGCGCAGAACGGCTGCGCCACCGGCGCCTCCACCGTGCTCGCGGTGGCCAACGCGCTGCGCGCGGGCGAGGCCTCCCTGGGACTGGCGGTGGGGTTCGACAAGCACGAGCGGGGCGCGTTCCACGTCTCCGCGGCCCGCTACGGCCTGGGCGACTGGTACGCCGAGACCGGCATGATGCTCACGACCCAGTTCTTCGCGCTGAAGACCCAGCGGTACCTGTATGAGCACGGGGTCTCGGAGCGGGCACTGGCGATGGTCGCCGCGCGGGCCTTCCGCAACGGCTCCCACCACCCCCTGGCCTGGCGGCGCAAGCCGCTGACGGAGCAGGAGATCCTCGACTCCGCCGAGGTCAGTCCCCCGCTCACCCAGTACATGTTCTGTTCGCCCGGACAGGGCGCGGCGGCCGTGGTGCTGGCGCTCGGTGACCGTGCGTTCGACCTGTGCGAACGACCGGTCAAACTGGCGTCGTTGGCTTTCCGGACCCGGCGGTTCGGTTCGTTCGAGGTGTTCTCGCCCTGGCTGCCGCCCGGACCGCACCACAGCCCGAGCATCGACGCCGCGGAGGCGGCCTTCCGTACGGCGGGGGTGCGGCCCGCCGACGTACAGGTCGCCCAGTTGCAGGACACCGACAGCGGCTCGGAGCTGATCCACCTGGCGGAGACCGGGCTGTGCGGCCACGGCGAGCAGGAGGAACTGCTGGCGGCCGGCGCCACCGATCCCACGGGCCGGATACCGGTCAACACCGACGGCGGCTGTCTGGCCGGCGGGGAACCGGTGGGCGCCTCCGGGCTGCGCCAGTTCCACGAGGTCGTACGGCAGTTGCAGGGCCGGGCGCCGGGTGTGCAGGTACCGGGGACTCCCCGGGTGGGCTTCACCCATGTGTACGGGGCGCCCGGGATCAGCGCGTGCTCGGTCCTGACGGTATGA